The genomic interval GATGTCGACCTCCTGGCCCGCGGCCAGCGTCCTGGTCACCTCGCGCTGCGGCGGATCCAGCAGGGCCGCAACGGGATCCGAACCCTCGAACGCGACCTCACCCTCGGCCACGGTGGCGCCGTCGAGTTCGAGCCGCACCTGTCCGAGCGCGCCCACGCCGATGCGCCAGTCGCCCGCCGCGTCGGCTCGCAGGCGGGCACGCAGTTCCACCCCGGTCGCCCGTTCGGCCGCGGGGTCGCCGAACAGCACCAGGTTCCCGGCGGCGCGGTGCTGGGTGTCGAGCACGGTATCGCCGTCGAGGTAGCGCAGGCACAGGCCCGGGGTACCGGTTTCCGGGTCGGTGATCAGTGCCAGCGGTGCCGGGGACAGCTTGTCCGACAGCCGGACTCCCGGGGTGTAGGTCACCGGCAGGACCTCGCGCAGGCCGTCCAGCGGCGTCGTGGCGTGCGCCGGGATCACCGTGGCGCTGCCCCCGCCCATGAGCCGCGGCTCGGCGGCAGACGGTCCCAGTAGCGCGACCGTGGTGCCGGGCCGCAGTGGCAGCAGCTCGTCGTTGCGCACCAGGACCATCGCGTCCGCGGCCGCCCGTCGCACCAGCCGACGCTGCTGCTCTTCGGTGAAAATCGGTGTGGCAGCGGGCTTGCCGTCGAGTGCGCCCACCCGGCGCGCGAAACGCAGGATGCGGCGGACCTTCTCGTCGATCGCCTCCTGCGCGACCGCGCCCGACCGGACCGCCTGTTCGAGCGGCTCGCCCCAGACCGTGGGCGGGCCGGGCATACACAGATCGGTGCCGTGCGCCGCGCCCTCGGTGGAGCGCACGGCGGTCCAGTCCGACACCACCACGCCGTCGAAACCCCAACTGCCCTTGAGTGGTTCGTCCAGCAGCGGGTGTTCGGTCATGGTGGTGCCGCCGACGGAGTTGTAGGCGGCCATCACCATCCACGCCCCCGCCTGGACGGCCCGTTCGAACGGATACAGGTACAGCTCGCGCAAGGTCCGGTCGGTGGCGCGCACGTCGACGGTGAAGCGATCGGTCTCGGAGTCGTTGGCCACGTAGTGTTTCGGGCACGCGCTCACGCCGTGCCGCTGCACCGCTCGCACGTAGGCCGCGGCCATCTCGGCGGTGAGCATCGGGTCCTCGGAGAAGCATTCGAAATGCCTGCCGCCCAAGGGTGATCGATGCAGGTTGACGGTGGGACCGAGCACCGCGTAGACGTTCTTGCGCCGGGCCTCGGCCGCGATCAGGCCGCCGATCTCCGTGAGCAGCTCCCGGTCCCAGGTGGCGGCCAGGGCGGTGCCGGAGGGCAGGCTCACCGACGGGTCGCGCTCGTCCCAGAACTCGCCCCGCACACCGGAGGGCCCATCGGACACCGGCATCTCCGCCAGCCCGATCGCGGCATCGCCGGCCATCCGGAACATGCCGGCGCCGGACACCAGCCGCACCTTCGCCGCCAAATCCAGCTTCGCCAGCAGCTGCTCGATCTCGTCGTCCATACGCTGCCCCGTTCAAGTCGACTGTCCTGTCCCGGCCCGAGGCTACCGGCCGCCTCCCCACTGCCGTGCCGTTGCGCCACGGCGCGCCACACCGACACATCTCACGCCCAGGTCCACCGCATGCACCTCCGGCACCCTCCGACACGCCCCGCACCACACCACCCGACACACACCACCCGGCACGCGCCCGCCCCACCACCCGACGCGCCTCCGCACCGCACCACCCGACATACACCCACACCACACCACCCGACGCGCCCCCGCACCGCACCACCCGACATACACCCGCACCACGACCCGCCCACACCACCTGACACGCCGCGTACTCGGGTAGACACCGTGCGTTCTGGGGCGCATCCATTCGAATCTTTCGGCTCCCCGGCCATGTTCACCTCGCCGTGGCACGGGTGCAGGCTCCTGACCTGGGTTCACGCCCGGCAGCCGATTCCGGCCGGAGCATGCGGGAGTACCGGCGCGATCTGCCTGACGAGCGTCAGCGCGGGGCGCGTACGGGGTCGATCCTGGTGATCAGGATGGTCCCGGCCGGGCCTCCGACGGTGACGAACTGGCGGTAGATGCGGGTCGAGCGGTCGAGGCGGGTTTCGGTGACGGTGACGAAGAAGGCGCCCGAGGGCTGCGGCACGATCTCGACGCAGTGCCGGGTGCCGACGGGCACGGTGGCGATGCCGACGTCGATCACGGTGGCCGGTGATACCCAGGCGCCGGGTGCCGTGACCGCCCGCGCCGCGGTGCCCGAACGGGTCACGTAATAGGCGTGCTGGAACGCCAGAATCGCGTCGGGCCCGGACTCGGTCGATCCGACGCCGTTGCCGCGGACCAGATCCGCCGTGCGGACCGGCTCGCACTCCGCCCCGCCGCCGAGGCCGAGAGCGGCCGTGCCGACGACGGGCCCCGGCGGGGTCGGCGCCCGGGCATCGACCCGGCTCAATACCAGTCCACCGATCACCAGCACGGTGCCGACCGTCGCGGCCGACCCGACCAGCACCCCGCGCCGGCCGTGCTTGCGGGCGGGCGGCCGCGGCGGAGCCGGTGCGATCATCCCGGGCCACACGGGCACGCGCGTATCACCGCCGCGCGCCGCCGCCACACCGCGCGATCTTCCGTGCCGCGTCTTGCGCTGCACCGCCATCGCCCACCGCACCCCCTTCCCGATGCGTGCCGCCGTGAGGCCCCGACCCGGCGGCAATATCGTTGGGCGCTGACAAGATTGCACATCCACGCCGGATTTGCCGGTCAAATGGCCAACTCCGTGGCCGGTGCGCACGGCGGACCCGCCGCGTCGCGCGGTCGGACGTTCGCGAGATGCTGTCGCGATGGCCTACCCGCTCGCGGAATCACCGTCCCTTCCGGCCGAATTGCGCCCGTACCTGGCGGAGCTGGTGCGGCGCACCCATGAGGTGTGCGGAGGGCGGCTGGTCAGCGTCTTCGCCGTCGGCTCCGTCGCGCTCGACGATTACCGGCACGGGCGCAGCGATGTCGACGTCACCGTGATCGCCGAGCCCGCGCTGCCCGCGCGAGCCGTACCCGAGCTGGCGGCTGCGCTGTCGGCGCTCGACTGCCCGGCCGCGGGGCTGGAATTGGTGCTGTACGACAGCGATTTCGCGAGTCGGCCGTCCGGCGCGGCGGGATTCCGGCTGAATCTCAACTGCGGCCCGCTGCTGCCCTACCGGGCCGATTTCGATTCGTCCGGGGCGCCGGCCTTCTGGTTCGTCATCGACCGGGCGATCGCCTGCCAGTCCGGACGGCTGCTCTACGGTCGCCCCGTGCCCGAAGTCCTCGCCGCGCCCACCCGCTCCACGCAATTGGCCGCGGTGCGGGACTCGGTTCGCGCACACGCGCAGGACGAGGGGCACCTGGCCGACAATCAGGTGCTCAACGGCTGCCGCGCGGTGGTCTTCTGTCGCACCGGCCGGTGGGTGGCCAAAAGCACAGCGGCGCAACAGATCGCGGAGTCGGATGCCGCTGTCCGCCCGCTCGTCGAGGAGGCGCTGCGCAGTTTCGGCCGACCTCGCACCGCGGCGCTGTCACTTCCGCACGCCGAGGTGCGGCAATTCCTGTCGTGGGTGCGCGAACACGTCGAGGACACACCCTGATCGTCCTGGCCGACACCGCACGGTCGCGGCCTCGACCTGCCCGGACACGCTCCGAATGCCCATGACACACCTATCATCTACCGATGCCCGCCGGGGCCCTACGTGCCTACGCTCCTGCCGCCTCGGGCAATTCGCACCGTATCGGAGCCATAGTTGACAGTGCCACGTTCATCGAACCGTCCTGCCGCCGAACCGGTTTCGCACCACGGTTCGCCGGTCCAGCTCGACCGGGAGCGGGTGCCGCTGTACGCGCCCGAATTCGCGACCGACCCGCACGCGGCGTACCGGTCGATGCGCGCCCGATACGGTTCGCTGGTGCCGATCGAGCTGGCGCCGGGCGTACCGGCCACCCTGGTCATCGGTTACCGCACCGCCATCCGGATCCTGCACGACCCGCAACATTTCCCCGCCGATCCGCGCGGCTGGGAACGCACCGTTCCGGCCGACTGCCCGGTGCTGCCGGTACTGCAGTGGCGGCCGAACGCCATGCGCAGTACGGGAAACGAACACGCCCGCTACCGCCGCGCCAATACCGACAGCATCGACGGGGTGGACCTCCACGCGCTGCATGCCACGGTCGAGCGGATCGCGGGAGAGCTGATCGCCGATTTCGAGGCCGCCGGATCGGCGGATCTGGTGGCGCAGTACGCGTTTCCGCTCGCGTTCGCCGTCA from Nocardia wallacei carries:
- a CDS encoding beta-glucosidase; this translates as MDDEIEQLLAKLDLAAKVRLVSGAGMFRMAGDAAIGLAEMPVSDGPSGVRGEFWDERDPSVSLPSGTALAATWDRELLTEIGGLIAAEARRKNVYAVLGPTVNLHRSPLGGRHFECFSEDPMLTAEMAAAYVRAVQRHGVSACPKHYVANDSETDRFTVDVRATDRTLRELYLYPFERAVQAGAWMVMAAYNSVGGTTMTEHPLLDEPLKGSWGFDGVVVSDWTAVRSTEGAAHGTDLCMPGPPTVWGEPLEQAVRSGAVAQEAIDEKVRRILRFARRVGALDGKPAATPIFTEEQQRRLVRRAAADAMVLVRNDELLPLRPGTTVALLGPSAAEPRLMGGGSATVIPAHATTPLDGLREVLPVTYTPGVRLSDKLSPAPLALITDPETGTPGLCLRYLDGDTVLDTQHRAAGNLVLFGDPAAERATGVELRARLRADAAGDWRIGVGALGQVRLELDGATVAEGEVAFEGSDPVAALLDPPQREVTRTLAAGQEVDIRITVGNLTAMPGLGVFLGITLGAARPRRSPDEEFAAAVEAARAAEVAVVVVGTTEQIESEGVDRTTLRLPGRQDELVAAVAAANPRTVVVVNSGAPVELPWRDDVSAVLLSWFPGQEFGAALADVLTGAAEPGGRLPTTWPKTMADVPVLNTTPAADGTLDYAEGVHIGYRAWLRAGVEPAYPFGHGLGYTTWEVRNLDISGRTATVTVTNIGERVGKQVVQAYLSREHSAIERPLRWLAAFETVILEAGESQRVELALPQRAFEHWTDDGWKVEPGAFTLQVGTSVIALPLMAEVVVT
- a CDS encoding aminoglycoside adenylyltransferase domain-containing protein, producing MAYPLAESPSLPAELRPYLAELVRRTHEVCGGRLVSVFAVGSVALDDYRHGRSDVDVTVIAEPALPARAVPELAAALSALDCPAAGLELVLYDSDFASRPSGAAGFRLNLNCGPLLPYRADFDSSGAPAFWFVIDRAIACQSGRLLYGRPVPEVLAAPTRSTQLAAVRDSVRAHAQDEGHLADNQVLNGCRAVVFCRTGRWVAKSTAAQQIAESDAAVRPLVEEALRSFGRPRTAALSLPHAEVRQFLSWVREHVEDTP